Proteins encoded within one genomic window of Couchioplanes caeruleus:
- a CDS encoding alkaline phosphatase D family protein, with product MALSRRTLLLGSAAAGAAAATTTWPLAVSAAPARGPLRTDPFTLGVASGDPDSDGFVLWTRLAPNPLAEDGAGGMPSRDVAVEWRIAADERFRKVVRRGVVVARPASAHAVHVELGGLPPAREFFYRFRAESFLSPIGRTRTAPARWSLPSALAMSFASCSQYEHGYFTAYRRLAEGEPDLVLHLGDYQYEYPADTYTIPGGNPRDHQGPETVTLANYRQRHAQYKTDPDLQAAHAVAPWAVIFDDHEIENNWADEVPEQPDPDFPARRAAAFQAYYENMPLRRTSIPRGIDMRLYRRLHWGRLATFHLLDTRQFRDDQGCGDGYKDCPAAADPTRSITGAEQEAWLLDGFHRSSARWDILGQQVFFGRRDNNSGPATVLSMDSWDGYAASRDRITRGWVDAGVRNPVVLTGDVHAHWADDLKLDWADPASITVGAELVCSSITSSGDGADVVPGTHPWAAWNPHLRFYNNQRGYVRTRITTDALTADFQVVPFVTRPGAPVHTRATFVIEDRVPGLHQIADTPTAGGTAGLRAPSAAGAETVRQETRRP from the coding sequence ATGGCGCTGTCGCGTCGTACCCTCCTGCTCGGCAGCGCGGCGGCCGGCGCAGCCGCCGCCACGACGACCTGGCCGCTCGCGGTTTCGGCCGCGCCCGCCCGAGGCCCATTGCGCACCGATCCGTTCACCCTCGGCGTCGCCTCCGGGGACCCGGATTCCGACGGCTTCGTGCTCTGGACGCGGCTCGCGCCGAACCCGCTCGCCGAGGACGGGGCGGGCGGCATGCCCTCGCGCGACGTGGCGGTGGAATGGCGGATCGCGGCCGACGAGCGTTTCCGGAAGGTCGTCCGCCGAGGCGTGGTGGTGGCTCGGCCGGCCTCCGCGCACGCCGTACACGTGGAACTGGGCGGGCTGCCGCCGGCGCGCGAGTTCTTCTACCGCTTCCGGGCGGAGTCCTTCCTGTCGCCGATCGGGCGTACCCGCACCGCCCCGGCACGCTGGTCGCTTCCCTCGGCGCTCGCGATGTCGTTCGCGTCGTGTTCGCAGTACGAGCACGGCTACTTCACCGCGTACCGGCGACTGGCCGAGGGCGAGCCGGACCTGGTTCTGCACCTGGGCGACTACCAGTACGAGTACCCCGCCGACACGTACACCATCCCCGGCGGCAACCCGCGCGACCACCAGGGCCCCGAGACCGTCACTCTGGCCAACTACCGGCAGCGGCACGCCCAGTACAAGACCGACCCCGACCTGCAGGCCGCCCACGCCGTCGCGCCGTGGGCGGTGATCTTCGACGACCACGAGATCGAGAACAACTGGGCCGACGAGGTGCCCGAGCAGCCCGACCCGGACTTCCCCGCCCGCCGCGCCGCGGCGTTCCAGGCCTACTACGAGAACATGCCGCTGCGCCGCACCTCGATCCCGCGCGGCATCGACATGCGGCTCTACCGTCGGCTGCACTGGGGCCGGCTGGCCACCTTCCATCTGCTCGACACCCGCCAGTTCCGCGACGACCAGGGCTGTGGTGACGGCTACAAGGACTGCCCGGCCGCCGCCGACCCGACCCGCTCGATCACCGGCGCCGAGCAGGAGGCCTGGCTGCTCGACGGCTTCCACCGCTCGTCGGCCCGCTGGGACATTCTCGGCCAGCAGGTCTTCTTCGGCCGCCGCGACAACAACTCCGGCCCGGCAACGGTGCTCAGCATGGATAGCTGGGACGGCTACGCAGCCTCCCGCGACCGAATCACCCGTGGCTGGGTCGACGCGGGTGTCCGCAATCCCGTCGTCCTCACCGGCGACGTCCACGCCCACTGGGCCGACGACCTGAAACTCGACTGGGCCGACCCGGCGTCGATCACCGTCGGCGCCGAACTGGTCTGCTCGTCGATCACATCGTCCGGCGACGGAGCGGACGTCGTACCGGGAACCCACCCGTGGGCAGCCTGGAACCCGCACTTGCGCTTCTACAACAACCAGCGCGGCTACGTCCGTACGCGCATCACCACGGACGCATTGACCGCCGACTTCCAAGTCGTGCCGTTCGTGACCCGGCCCGGCGCGCCGGTGCACACCAGGGCGACCTTCGTCATCGAGGACCGGGTGCCCGGCCTGCACCAGATCGCCGACACCCCCACCGCGGGCGGTACGGCAGGACTGCGGGCACCGTCCGCCGCGGGCGCGGAGACGGTCCGCCAGGAGACCCGGCGGCCCTGA
- a CDS encoding arsenate reductase ArsC, which translates to MSAKPSVLFVCVHNAGRSQMAAGWLRHLAGDTVEVRSAGSAPADRINPAAVEAMTEVGIDITDQTPKKLEWETAESSDVIITMGCGDACPTFPGKRYEDWKLDDPAGRGVDAVRPIRDEIKVRVEKLLADLIPAT; encoded by the coding sequence ATGAGTGCCAAGCCGTCCGTCCTGTTCGTCTGCGTCCACAACGCCGGCCGCTCACAGATGGCCGCCGGCTGGCTGCGCCACCTCGCCGGTGACACCGTCGAGGTGCGCTCCGCCGGCTCCGCGCCGGCCGACCGGATCAACCCGGCCGCGGTCGAGGCCATGACCGAGGTCGGCATCGACATCACCGACCAGACCCCGAAGAAACTCGAATGGGAGACCGCCGAAAGCAGCGACGTCATCATCACCATGGGCTGCGGCGACGCCTGCCCGACGTTCCCCGGCAAGCGCTACGAGGACTGGAAACTCGACGACCCCGCCGGCCGGGGCGTCGACGCCGTCCGCCCCATCCGCGACGAGATCAAGGTACGCGTAGAGAAGCTGCTCGCCGACCTCATCCCCGCCACCTGA
- a CDS encoding aquaporin, with protein sequence MNPVATWRRLLAEFVGTALLVTAVVGSGIMATTLSPGNVGLQLLQNSVATAFALGALILAVGPVSGAHFNPVVSAADWWLGRRHGTGLTAPELAGYAAVQTLGAIAGSVLANAMFDLAPVTISTTSRSGAHLWLGEVVATTGLLLLIFALVRSGRAAVAPAAVGAYIGAAYWFTSSTSFANPAVTIGRAFTDTFAGIAPASVPAYIGAQLVGLLAGIGLVAALYPCAGADADQVVVPHEDTEPARSRA encoded by the coding sequence ATGAATCCTGTTGCGACCTGGCGACGCCTGCTCGCCGAGTTCGTCGGCACCGCACTGCTCGTGACGGCCGTCGTCGGCTCCGGCATCATGGCCACCACGCTGTCACCCGGCAACGTCGGCCTGCAGTTGTTGCAGAACTCGGTCGCGACCGCGTTCGCGCTCGGCGCGCTGATCCTCGCCGTCGGCCCGGTCTCCGGCGCCCACTTCAACCCGGTCGTGTCGGCCGCCGACTGGTGGCTCGGTCGCCGGCACGGCACCGGTCTCACCGCCCCTGAGCTGGCCGGCTACGCCGCCGTGCAAACCCTCGGCGCGATCGCCGGCAGCGTGCTGGCCAACGCCATGTTCGACCTCGCCCCGGTCACCATCTCCACCACCAGCCGCTCCGGGGCTCATCTGTGGCTGGGCGAGGTGGTAGCCACCACCGGCCTGCTGCTGCTCATCTTCGCCCTCGTCCGCTCCGGCCGGGCCGCCGTCGCGCCGGCAGCGGTCGGTGCCTACATCGGGGCGGCGTACTGGTTCACCTCCTCCACCAGCTTCGCCAACCCCGCCGTCACCATCGGCCGGGCGTTCACCGACACCTTCGCCGGCATCGCCCCTGCCTCCGTGCCCGCCTACATCGGCGCTCAACTCGTCGGCCTGCTCGCCGGCATCGGTCTGGTAGCCGCGCTCTACCCCTGCGCCGGGGCCGACGCCGACCAGGTCGTCGTCCCGCACGAGGACACCGAACCCGCCCGAAGCCGGGCCTGA
- a CDS encoding helix-turn-helix domain-containing protein → MSTEGSSVVGRARIHAALGDPARLAIVDALCLGDASPGEIARDLGLPSNLVAHHVKVLAEAGLLERTRSEADRRRTYLRLRPQTLALLRSPGLPEAQRVVFVCTHNSARSQLAAALWADRTRRPAASAGTHPASHVHPGAVAVARRHGLRLDPTGTAHVVDIVDDGDLVIAVCDNAHEDLSTGATRPRLHWSVPDPVRSGTDAAFEAAYTDLAGRIDRLAPPLAGDRP, encoded by the coding sequence ATGAGCACTGAAGGTTCCTCGGTGGTGGGACGAGCGCGGATCCACGCCGCGTTGGGCGACCCGGCGCGCCTGGCGATCGTCGACGCGTTGTGCCTGGGCGATGCCTCGCCGGGCGAGATCGCCCGCGACCTCGGCTTGCCGAGCAACCTTGTCGCCCACCACGTCAAGGTCCTGGCGGAGGCCGGGCTACTCGAACGGACCCGCTCGGAAGCCGACCGGCGCCGCACCTACCTGCGGCTGCGTCCACAGACCTTGGCGCTGCTGCGCTCACCGGGGCTACCGGAGGCGCAGCGGGTGGTGTTCGTTTGTACGCACAACTCGGCCCGCTCCCAGCTTGCCGCAGCCCTGTGGGCGGACCGCACGCGCCGACCGGCCGCGTCGGCGGGCACCCACCCGGCCTCACACGTCCACCCCGGAGCGGTCGCCGTGGCCCGCCGGCACGGGCTGCGGCTCGATCCGACGGGCACCGCGCACGTCGTCGACATCGTCGACGACGGCGATCTGGTCATCGCGGTGTGCGACAACGCCCACGAGGACCTCAGCACCGGCGCGACCCGGCCGCGGCTGCACTGGTCGGTGCCCGACCCCGTCCGCTCCGGCACCGACGCGGCCTTCGAAGCCGCCTACACCGACTTGGCCGGGCGCATCGACCGCCTCGCACCCCCGCTGGCAGGAGACCGCCCATGA
- a CDS encoding ArsR/SmtB family transcription factor → MSVLPVLETTAAQGCCPPLSVQALAPQVAGELAPLFKALSDPIRLRLLSLIASSEEVCVCDLTGAFDVTGATISHHLRVLREAGMVEARRDGTWAYYRLRPEALDLLGGLLSADAAAAPRLSATAATPTTADVDVEGAAISANPDVVRLLADPLRAQLVQILATGPATTSHLVADTGAKQPNISGHLKLLREAGVVTTESRGRYTYYRLAPDALQGAALHLADLAAQARTTADDFRAL, encoded by the coding sequence ATGTCGGTTCTTCCCGTGCTCGAGACCACTGCGGCGCAGGGCTGCTGCCCGCCGTTGTCGGTGCAGGCACTCGCGCCGCAGGTCGCGGGTGAGCTCGCGCCGCTGTTCAAGGCGTTGAGTGACCCGATCCGGTTGCGGTTGCTGTCGCTGATCGCCTCCAGCGAGGAGGTGTGCGTCTGCGATCTGACCGGCGCATTCGACGTCACGGGCGCGACGATCTCGCATCATCTGCGGGTGCTGCGCGAGGCGGGCATGGTCGAGGCGCGCAGGGACGGCACCTGGGCTTACTACCGGCTGCGGCCGGAGGCGCTCGACCTGCTCGGCGGCCTGCTGAGCGCGGATGCTGCGGCGGCGCCGCGCCTGTCGGCTACCGCCGCCACGCCGACGACCGCCGACGTCGACGTCGAGGGTGCCGCGATATCAGCGAATCCTGATGTGGTGCGGTTGCTGGCGGATCCGTTGCGGGCGCAGCTCGTACAGATCCTCGCCACAGGACCGGCCACCACCTCACATCTGGTCGCCGACACCGGCGCCAAGCAGCCGAACATCTCCGGGCACCTCAAGCTGCTGCGCGAGGCCGGCGTCGTGACCACGGAGTCCCGCGGCCGGTACACCTACTACCGCCTCGCACCCGACGCCTTGCAGGGCGCCGCGCTGCACCTGGCCGACCTCGCCGCGCAGGCGCGAACCACCGCCGACGACTTCCGCGCCCTCTGA
- a CDS encoding FAD-dependent oxidoreductase — MRAAPLDDGESALPVVVIGAGPVGLAAAAHLHERGLPFLVLEAGDEVAASVRQWGHVGIFSPWRYDIDAAARRLLDAAGWAAPADDALPTGAQLVEEYLQPLAKLPAIAAHLRLGARVVAMSRVGVDRVRTAGRTDLPFVVRLADGTDITAGAVIDASGTWRTPNPLGVNGLLAHGEDQAADLIDHALPDMLGADRDPHAGRHTIVVGAGHSAANTLLDLARLARTAPGTRITWAVRGGSAQRAFGGEDADQLPARGALGSGLRTLVDTGAVTLVQGFGVHTVRRTAGGITLVAADGRILTGDRVVSATGFRPDHSIAGELRLDLDPILGCTRTLADLIDPNEHSCGTVRPHGHKELAHPEANYYAVGMKSYGRAPTFLMATGYEQVRSIAAALAGDVAAADDVRLDLPETGVCSSSLVADNAAREIAARFGLAQDVPRKLAAATMALLPTAASTGDAVRAAAQQMGLDSEIALQIAALTDQPGAPASVAGLISLTPATGGSCRA; from the coding sequence GTGCGGGCCGCGCCCCTCGACGACGGCGAGTCGGCGCTGCCGGTCGTGGTGATCGGTGCCGGGCCCGTCGGCCTGGCCGCCGCCGCGCACCTGCATGAGCGCGGCCTGCCGTTCCTCGTCCTCGAGGCCGGAGACGAGGTCGCCGCTTCGGTGCGGCAGTGGGGACATGTCGGCATCTTCAGCCCCTGGCGCTACGACATCGACGCCGCCGCCCGCCGGTTGCTCGACGCCGCCGGCTGGGCCGCGCCCGCCGACGACGCCCTGCCCACCGGCGCGCAGCTCGTCGAGGAGTACCTGCAGCCGCTGGCGAAGCTGCCCGCGATCGCTGCGCACCTGCGGCTGGGCGCCCGGGTCGTCGCGATGAGCCGGGTCGGGGTGGACCGGGTCCGCACCGCCGGCCGCACCGACCTGCCCTTCGTCGTGCGCCTGGCCGACGGCACCGACATCACCGCCGGTGCGGTCATCGACGCCTCCGGCACCTGGCGCACCCCGAACCCGCTCGGCGTCAACGGGTTGCTCGCCCACGGCGAGGACCAGGCCGCCGACCTCATCGACCACGCCCTGCCCGACATGCTCGGCGCCGACCGCGACCCGCATGCCGGCCGGCACACCATCGTGGTCGGCGCGGGCCACTCCGCCGCCAACACCCTGCTCGACCTGGCCCGCCTCGCCCGCACCGCCCCGGGCACCCGCATCACCTGGGCCGTGCGCGGCGGCTCCGCGCAACGCGCCTTCGGCGGCGAGGACGCCGACCAGTTGCCCGCCCGCGGCGCGCTCGGCAGCGGCCTGCGGACACTGGTCGACACCGGTGCGGTCACCCTCGTGCAGGGCTTCGGCGTCCACACCGTACGCCGCACCGCAGGCGGCATCACACTGGTCGCCGCCGACGGGCGCATCCTCACCGGCGACCGGGTGGTGTCCGCGACCGGGTTCCGGCCCGACCACTCGATCGCCGGCGAACTGCGCCTGGATCTCGACCCGATCCTGGGCTGCACCCGCACCCTGGCCGACCTGATCGACCCGAACGAGCACTCCTGCGGCACCGTCCGCCCGCACGGGCACAAGGAACTGGCCCATCCCGAAGCGAACTACTACGCCGTCGGGATGAAGTCCTACGGCCGGGCCCCCACGTTCCTCATGGCCACCGGCTACGAGCAGGTCCGCTCCATCGCCGCCGCCCTGGCCGGCGACGTCGCCGCCGCCGACGACGTCCGGCTCGACCTGCCCGAGACGGGGGTATGCAGCTCCAGCCTGGTCGCGGACAACGCCGCCCGTGAGATCGCCGCCCGCTTCGGTCTCGCGCAGGACGTGCCCAGGAAGCTCGCCGCCGCGACCATGGCGCTGCTGCCCACCGCGGCCAGCACCGGCGACGCCGTCCGCGCCGCCGCTCAGCAGATGGGGCTCGACTCCGAGATCGCCCTGCAGATCGCCGCTCTCACCGACCAGCCCGGCGCGCCGGCCAGCGTCGCAGGACTGATCAGCCTCACCCCGGCGACCGGCGGCAGTTGCCGCGCGTGA
- a CDS encoding MFS transporter — translation MSPSATRLVPAGHPGGHEPVTPTRNTAIVAALAITQTIGYGTLYYAFAVLLTPLAAGLHTSTTAVTGAFTASVLTGAALAVPIGRRLDHHGGRFLMTCGSAAGALLLAVLSQVHHLWQLYLVQIGIGAAAAASLYETAFAVVIAVTTVERRSRALLTITVVAGFASSVFLPLTGWLTDAHGWRTALLILAAVQAVTVPLHALLLRRPSTPAAPHASARAAPQSIRAALADRGFWLLAIGFTAHTTAVSAFTVHLVAALTSWGHRPAFAATIAGLLGVLSVAGRLITTGLQRRHRTTTVTATVFTLQAAAALLLPVVGAGIGGSIGAVVGFGLGFGVATIAKPLLLTERYDTRRYATLAGALVVPVTLAKAAAPLAAAYLHTATGSYATVFTAIAVCCAIAAAAIAAATRT, via the coding sequence GTGAGCCCGTCCGCCACCCGTCTCGTGCCCGCCGGCCACCCCGGTGGGCACGAACCCGTGACACCCACCCGCAACACCGCCATCGTCGCCGCCCTGGCCATCACCCAGACCATCGGCTACGGCACCCTCTACTACGCCTTCGCCGTCCTGCTCACCCCGCTGGCCGCCGGCCTGCACACCTCCACCACCGCGGTCACCGGCGCCTTCACCGCCAGCGTCCTGACCGGCGCAGCCCTGGCCGTACCCATCGGGCGCCGGCTCGATCACCACGGCGGCCGATTCCTCATGACATGCGGCTCGGCCGCCGGTGCCCTGCTGCTGGCCGTGCTGTCGCAGGTGCACCACCTGTGGCAGCTCTACCTGGTGCAGATCGGCATCGGCGCCGCGGCCGCGGCCAGCCTCTACGAGACCGCGTTCGCCGTCGTCATCGCGGTCACCACCGTCGAGCGCCGCTCCCGCGCGCTGCTGACCATCACCGTGGTGGCCGGGTTCGCCAGCTCCGTGTTCCTGCCCCTGACCGGATGGCTCACCGACGCCCACGGCTGGCGTACCGCACTACTGATCCTCGCCGCCGTGCAAGCGGTGACCGTGCCCCTGCACGCCCTCCTCCTGCGCCGGCCCTCCACACCGGCCGCACCGCACGCCTCAGCAAGGGCTGCGCCGCAGTCGATACGGGCGGCTCTCGCCGATCGCGGGTTCTGGCTGCTCGCCATCGGCTTCACCGCACACACCACCGCAGTCAGCGCGTTCACCGTCCACCTCGTCGCCGCCCTCACCTCGTGGGGGCACCGGCCGGCGTTCGCCGCCACCATCGCCGGGCTGCTCGGCGTGCTCTCCGTCGCCGGACGGCTCATCACCACCGGACTGCAACGCCGTCACCGCACCACCACCGTCACCGCCACCGTGTTCACCCTCCAAGCCGCCGCGGCGCTGCTGCTACCCGTTGTCGGTGCCGGCATCGGCGGGAGCATCGGTGCGGTCGTCGGCTTCGGACTCGGCTTCGGCGTCGCCACCATCGCCAAACCCCTCCTGCTCACCGAACGCTACGACACCCGCCGCTACGCCACCCTCGCCGGCGCCCTCGTCGTCCCGGTGACTCTCGCCAAGGCCGCCGCACCCCTCGCTGCGGCCTACCTGCACACCGCCACCGGCAGTTACGCCACGGTGTTCACCGCCATCGCCGTCTGCTGCGCGATCGCCGCCGCCGCGATCGCCGCCGCCACCCGTACGTAG
- a CDS encoding DUF305 domain-containing protein, which produces MMRSSALSSVVLRRGLLAGAAVTATLVLSACGGDGTSSGTGMNHGGTSSTSDAPASAAAGAAPSNDADVTFAQSMIEHHRQAIEMAAMADGRASDAEVKDLATKVRAAQQPEIDTMTQWLTAWGKPAAMPSMGGHGTDHGSMPGMMSEKDMAKLEDAQGAAFDKQFLALMIAHHEGAVEVAQEETAQGSSPDAKTLAQKIMTDQQAEIATMKKILEGR; this is translated from the coding sequence ATGATGAGAAGTTCTGCCCTGTCCTCTGTCGTCCTGCGGCGCGGCCTGCTCGCGGGCGCTGCTGTCACCGCCACCCTGGTGCTGTCCGCCTGTGGCGGAGACGGCACGTCCTCCGGCACGGGGATGAACCACGGAGGCACGAGCTCGACGAGCGATGCTCCGGCCAGTGCCGCGGCCGGTGCGGCACCGTCCAACGACGCCGACGTGACGTTCGCCCAGTCGATGATCGAACACCACCGGCAGGCGATCGAGATGGCCGCGATGGCCGACGGCCGGGCCTCCGACGCCGAGGTCAAGGACCTCGCGACCAAGGTCCGGGCCGCCCAGCAGCCTGAGATCGACACCATGACCCAGTGGTTGACCGCCTGGGGCAAGCCCGCCGCCATGCCCAGCATGGGCGGACACGGCACGGATCACGGCTCGATGCCCGGCATGATGTCCGAGAAGGACATGGCCAAGCTGGAGGACGCCCAAGGAGCAGCCTTCGACAAGCAGTTTCTCGCCTTGATGATCGCCCATCACGAGGGTGCGGTGGAGGTGGCTCAGGAGGAAACGGCGCAGGGGTCGAGCCCCGACGCCAAGACCCTCGCCCAGAAGATCATGACAGATCAGCAGGCCGAGATCGCGACGATGAAGAAGATCCTCGAGGGGCGCTGA
- a CDS encoding GNAT family N-acetyltransferase, producing the protein MSVALAAPADLVEAETVMREVLRTDLGGYRAQWHRDLDHLEAAYLRRPGCALVVARDEGGIVGTAAVKPCLLATPPNPDWLAREYNQPGVCQLVRVWVAAGARRRGVGRALAERAVGWSVGPGGYRRVYLHTDASVPGAEAFWRSLPTREVHDDRPDPFHTVHFEIDVDALLRVPGC; encoded by the coding sequence TTGAGCGTCGCGCTTGCCGCGCCGGCAGACCTGGTCGAGGCGGAAACGGTCATGCGGGAGGTGTTACGTACCGACCTCGGCGGATACCGCGCGCAGTGGCATCGAGATCTCGACCACCTCGAGGCGGCCTATCTGCGGCGCCCTGGGTGCGCGCTGGTCGTTGCCCGGGACGAGGGTGGCATCGTGGGCACCGCCGCCGTCAAGCCGTGCCTGCTGGCCACTCCGCCGAATCCGGACTGGCTCGCACGCGAGTACAACCAGCCGGGCGTCTGCCAACTCGTGCGGGTGTGGGTCGCCGCTGGGGCACGTCGCCGTGGTGTGGGTCGCGCCCTTGCCGAGCGGGCTGTCGGCTGGAGCGTCGGCCCAGGCGGATATCGCCGTGTGTACCTGCACACCGACGCCAGCGTCCCCGGCGCGGAGGCGTTCTGGCGTTCGCTGCCGACCCGCGAGGTCCACGATGATCGGCCCGATCCGTTCCACACGGTGCACTTCGAGATCGACGTCGACGCGTTGTTGCGGGTGCCCGGATGCTGA
- a CDS encoding nicotianamine synthase family protein translates to MSAAPVRDVDPAGLLSCRILSLYERLRAQRDLAPSPLVNALFADLVNACISADAGEVQSVLSDSRIDGVRSHLIRLCAQGESLLEDAWARRALAAADPGAEIAAFPYLDNYEQLARLELHALAAAGHQSETARRLCFVGGGPLPLSAMLLCRTLGVHVTVVDRDREAVEVSRRLVHRLVPAERISVVLADAASPSDMARAVAECDVVVVAALVGTTRAQKRAALRAIGTSVERGTHVVIRSADGLRSLLYPAVDISDVHNAGLVPELLLHPLGDVVNSVLVARRR, encoded by the coding sequence GTGTCCGCAGCGCCCGTCCGGGACGTCGATCCGGCCGGTTTGCTTTCCTGCCGCATTCTCAGCCTGTACGAGCGACTGCGCGCACAAAGGGATCTTGCCCCGTCGCCTCTGGTCAATGCGCTGTTCGCCGACCTGGTCAACGCCTGCATTTCCGCCGATGCTGGAGAAGTTCAGTCGGTCCTGTCCGATTCGCGGATCGACGGAGTGCGATCCCACCTGATCCGGCTGTGTGCGCAGGGCGAGTCCCTGCTCGAGGATGCCTGGGCTCGGAGGGCGCTCGCCGCCGCCGACCCGGGCGCCGAGATCGCCGCGTTCCCGTACCTCGACAACTACGAGCAGTTGGCCCGGCTGGAGCTGCACGCGCTGGCGGCAGCCGGCCACCAGAGCGAGACCGCCCGCCGGCTCTGTTTTGTCGGCGGCGGTCCGTTGCCACTGAGTGCCATGCTGCTGTGCCGCACTCTGGGGGTCCACGTCACGGTCGTGGACCGGGACCGCGAAGCCGTCGAGGTTTCCCGCCGCCTCGTCCATCGGCTCGTCCCGGCGGAGCGGATCAGCGTCGTGTTGGCCGATGCGGCGTCCCCGTCCGATATGGCGCGCGCGGTCGCCGAGTGCGACGTCGTTGTCGTCGCCGCTCTTGTCGGCACGACCCGGGCGCAGAAGCGGGCGGCGTTGCGAGCCATCGGCACGTCGGTCGAGCGGGGAACGCACGTCGTCATCCGCAGCGCGGACGGCCTGCGTTCTCTGCTGTACCCCGCGGTCGACATCAGCGACGTACATAACGCCGGACTGGTACCGGAGCTCCTCCTGCACCCCCTCGGGGACGTCGTCAACTCGGTGCTCGTGGCTCGGCGCCGCTGA
- a CDS encoding amidohydrolase family protein gives MGSSFVVRAAHAFDGEVFLPDGVQVHIEGDRIVAIRPRRAPLPHGQPVWDRPDATVLPGLIDTHVHLVAGDEPDALTWDAGRSAAEREQVIRRALLAQVSAGVTTVRDLGDSRFAVLDRSVRHDEPSVVGSGPPITSVNGHCAALGGGVSGRGALRAAVAERYDHGARIVKVIVSGGAMTAGSDLLQLQFDVADVRVVVDEAHRRGLPVTAHAHPVSAVEVCLAAGVDAIEHCTCLTANGIHTPDAVIAGLAARRIKVCPTFGRLPTLPPSPQAVEVMRRTGMTLEARFAQVGRLHAAGVPLLAGSDAGIHPAKPHGVLAHAVGELVRSGLPVRAAVAAATSEAAEACGLAGTAGRLRRGMVADLVVVDGDVERDVLALTRVRDVILRGRSVVSGAEPRAPS, from the coding sequence ATGGGCAGCTCCTTTGTGGTCCGGGCGGCACATGCGTTCGACGGGGAGGTCTTTCTTCCCGATGGGGTGCAGGTCCACATCGAGGGCGATCGCATCGTCGCGATCCGGCCGCGTCGCGCGCCGCTGCCGCATGGCCAGCCGGTATGGGACCGGCCCGATGCCACCGTCCTGCCCGGCCTGATCGATACCCACGTTCATCTTGTGGCCGGCGACGAGCCCGACGCCCTCACGTGGGATGCCGGACGGTCCGCCGCCGAGCGCGAGCAGGTGATCCGTCGCGCCCTGCTGGCGCAGGTCAGTGCGGGGGTGACGACGGTGCGAGACCTGGGCGACAGCCGCTTCGCGGTCTTGGACCGATCGGTTCGGCACGACGAGCCGTCGGTCGTCGGGTCGGGCCCGCCGATCACGTCGGTCAACGGCCACTGCGCCGCGCTCGGCGGCGGGGTGAGCGGAAGGGGTGCGCTGCGGGCCGCCGTGGCGGAGCGGTATGACCATGGTGCCCGGATCGTCAAGGTCATCGTGAGCGGCGGTGCGATGACCGCCGGTTCGGATTTGCTGCAGCTCCAGTTCGATGTCGCCGACGTCCGCGTCGTGGTCGACGAGGCTCACCGTCGCGGGCTGCCGGTGACGGCGCACGCCCATCCGGTGTCCGCTGTCGAGGTGTGCCTGGCCGCGGGCGTCGACGCCATCGAGCACTGCACGTGCTTGACCGCGAACGGTATCCATACCCCGGACGCGGTGATCGCCGGACTGGCCGCACGCCGGATCAAGGTATGCCCGACGTTCGGCCGGCTGCCCACGCTACCGCCGTCCCCGCAGGCGGTCGAGGTCATGCGCCGGACGGGGATGACGTTGGAGGCCCGGTTCGCCCAGGTCGGCCGGCTCCATGCCGCCGGGGTGCCGTTGCTCGCCGGTTCGGATGCCGGTATCCATCCGGCCAAGCCGCACGGAGTGCTGGCACATGCGGTCGGCGAGCTGGTCCGGTCAGGGCTTCCCGTGCGAGCCGCGGTCGCGGCCGCGACATCGGAGGCCGCCGAGGCGTGCGGGCTGGCCGGCACCGCCGGGCGGCTCCGCAGGGGCATGGTGGCCGACCTGGTCGTCGTCGACGGCGACGTGGAGCGCGACGTCCTAGCCCTGACCCGGGTCCGCGACGTCATCCTGCGCGGGCGGTCCGTCGTCAGCGGCGCCGAGCCACGAGCACCGAGTTGA